CACAAAATCAAGGGATTATTAGACAAAGAATTGCGAGGCGACTCGACGAAGTAATAGAACAAAGCTCGACCAGCCTTTTGATCAACAGTCACATATCCTGCGTATTGATCAAAATCAACGCCGTCTGGTTGTCCAGGCAATGCATCAATCTCGTCGGCTTCCATTTTCCCATCTTGCGGCTCAATGCAAACAGGCGAGTACGTCGACGGATTGGAGCCATGCAAGCCAGCTGCCCATGAACGTGAAGAAGATATACGAGATTTTTCAGACCTCCCCGACATCAGCAACTTGTGAAGGATTTCCCCTTGTCGATCGGCGGCTTCACAGAAGCTGAGAAAACTGAGTAGACAAAATGAAAAGAGTAGACATGAATACAGAACTGGCTTCGCCATTCTTGCTGTCAACTCCATCTCGGCTTTGACAAGCCAAGCTGGTTTACAAAAGGATATATAAATAGCAAAAATGGACGGGAAGATTAAGGTGGTCCGTCTGGATTTTAGACTTTGGAGGGATCGAAGATGATCTAATTTATGGTAGTTAAAAACAATAAATGAAAATCCAAAACTGCGACCATTAACTGAATTTCTCTGAGAATTGTTGCATTTTATCTAATTAGAACTGTTTTTCTATATCATCCCTGGTCacatatgtataatttttatactatttaatttgagttaataaaataactttaaatttcaaatttatttataaatgtcACAATCCGAATTACTAAATGAAAATGGATTTAGAtacaaaaatctaaaattattattaaaaaataaaacgatATCTCTAAATTgttatctaaaaaaataaaaacaaattcgaataaaataaaattttgatgattaataTCGCATTTACTCTGAATTTACCGAATATAAGAATTAGAAAATTAGAAcctataaaaatcaattttaattttaattctgaTTTGTTATTTTTACCTAGAGGTATATAGTGGTGTACTTTAGCagggttctttttttttccatttaaaagaaaaatcacGAATTGTTTCTCAAATTAAAAACAAACGAcaagaaaagaaataaacaaaaccaAGCGCAATTAAATATAGTGATGTGTTTTTTACGTTAATTTCGCCCAACAAAATGACAATAAATGGCTTGGTTTTGCCAAAATATTcaatcattaaatatatatataaaaaatttcaataaatataacaaaaatattgattcCATTTAAAACTTTACATTTTACAATAagtgcaattatatatatatccgcCACTTTGTTAAATAACCaatttgtataaaataaaaaaaacaatcgtaaacgaaattgaaaaaaaaatgtaaaataaacaaTTTTACACAGTACAAAAATACTCTCCCTTCATGatgataaatatataatttaaaagaagaagaagaagaagaagaagaagaagaagaactaaAATtcccttgtttttatttttgttcaaaaaccaaaaccaaaagcaACAAAACAAGACTTTGATTTTAAACAAgggagggaaagaaaaagaaaaagaaaacagatACAGGTTTggggaaaaaaaagaatgaaagggTTACTAATGATGAAGATCAaggttatttgattttggatgggtaaaaaatgagaataagaaaaaaaaaaggaaaaagaaaacgtATTTAGAGGAAAACGCAGTCACGAACCCTGTCTCTCTTTCGACGTTTTGCTTTGCGTTTCTTTTTCTCCGACTTTGGACTGCTGGGCTTGTGACTATGCAACTCTCTCCATCTGTCaaattatttgtgaattagtTATTTTGTATGATCTCTTAGCAattttagataataataatagtagtaataataacaacaatattaataatttattttttaatcgtAAAGAATAAACAATCAACTCTGTTAATCCagaacaattcaaaaaataaaatgatacaaattttttttataatcaataCCATATCCATATCAATATTACCATACGGTAAACCacctattttattttgaattgacACAATCAATCACAAAGTACTATTTTGATGTGGAAATCGATTTGTATTATATCAGTACaagatttatttttaagtttcaCGGTTTCTTTGATATTATCACtttctttttatcaatttcaaatactTCCTCTAATTAtttgcatttttttcttttacgtaaTTTCATCTAAAAGAAAATGCATTTCCATGTGAAAAATATTGgagtttgaaattttgaatataaaaagtttataatatttgaaatttacattttaatataaaaaaacatgaatGTTTGGGagcaaatagataaaatttttaataaatattgatAAAACCTCACCAACTTAATAATAACGATCACTAATACCAACTTGGCAACCAGGGCATGATTACCTTGTCCGATTTATTATTTGCTGGAGCCAAGTTTGGCGAGATATATTGGGTACTATGGCGAATCAAATGCCACCCGAACATTAAAGGTGGAAGCATTGGATGAAAGTAGGATGGCTTAGAAAAGAAGTCATTATGAGTTGAGATTCGAAACTACCCCCTCAATAGGCAATAGCCAATACCCGATGGCCTTTTATCAAGGATGATAAAAAtgagaaagatgaaaaattaattaCTCCAATTATTAACTTGTATAACCATTTTCTAATTTTGGAACAATTTTTTCATTTCCTTAACAAGTGAAACCCTAAGACTAATTACCCTTCATATTAACAACTTTCTAACTAAAATTCTATTTTGGCCCCTCTTGATCGTTTTCTATCCCCCCCCCCCACAACATAAAAGTTTTCACTAttgctttttaatttttatcctaTCAAAAAAGAAAACTTGGAACCAACACTGGTTAAAACAAACAGCCTTACCACCCAAGTCTCAAGCATTGCAGATGAATCCAAACTCagattagattttaaaaaatgaacaaTGTTCACAATCACGTTAGAACCCTATTAGGCAATTAGGCGGAAACAGAATAAAAGAATTGTGAGCTCAACCCTCTTTTTATGATATGATAAACATCACCAAAGGCCGTATGTGCAAATCaacaaacatagaaaataacataCTGAGATTTTGACATGGTAAAAATTACTCAACAATAAGCAAAACATAGAATCTTTCCAAATTGTTTTAGGTTTCATGGCAACAAGAATAGAAAGAAAACACCAAATTGAGAAAGATAAATAAGACACTAACAACCCAGACTAATGAACAAAAAACAGAGCAAACAGGTAGATATTAGGGTCTAGTCCACGAAATAATGCATACAAAGAAACAGTCAACAATCCAACAAAAGGTAGTAACATAAAAACATAGATGCCCTATTGATATAAATAGAGGTCTTAGCAAACTTATCTGCCCTGTTCCCCTTTTTACCCATTTTTTATCCTTACTTGGCCATCATGACTTTGACGAACTCCTCATAGTTTATCTGCCCATCACCATCAACATCAGCTTCACGGATCATCTCATCAACTTCCTCATCTGTAAGCTTCTCACCGAGATTTGTCATGACATGGCGAAGCTCAGCAGCAGATATGAAACCATTCTGGTCCTTGTCAAACACCCTGAAAGCCTCTTTAAGTTCTTCCTCGGAATCAGTATCCTTCATCTTCCTTGCCATTAGGTTAAGGAATTCAGGAAAATCAATGGTCCCATTTCCATCAGCATCAACTTCATTGATCATATCTTGGAGTTCTGCCTCAGTAGGGTTCTGACCAAGTGATCGCATCACAGTCCCCAGCTCCTTGGTAGTAATGCAACCTGCAGCAAGGAATTGAATAAGTGCAACAAATAAGAGCACTATTGGTTTCAAAAACAATCAGCACTAGCAAGTAAATTTGACCAGAAAAACAGGCAAACATTAACTGTAATATCTAAGGAAAAAAGAATACAAGATTATAGTTTAAGATAAAAGATAGCTGATGACTTTTGAACTTTTGTAATGCCCAAAAAGCCTGCCAAAATATTTCAAAAAGCCAAATACATAGTCAAACAAGAACTGATTAGGATAATGAGAACTTTTCGAATGTGCCAAAACAAAGACACAAATAGCCTGGGCAGCAATGCATTAGTCAAACTTGTTGAGAGACAACAATCTACAGGCTGATGCATTTCAGAATGCACAGTCATCTAGCACCAGAAGTTTGATAAATCATGGATCATGTGATAATAGCAAACATGTACTTCCACACAAAAAGTACAAAACTCTACACCTATTCAGTATTCTTAAAGCAATAAGCACCAGACGTAATATTTCATGTTTACGGATCACAAAATTAACCAACTGAATCAGCCACAGCAAGTGTGGAATTCTCGAGACATATCAATGACATGAACATTTCAATTCTAGATTCATAACTGTCAGGCATACATAATACAAACATAAAAGCTGATTTCCACTATGAAACAATAAGCCAATGATTTTATGACCAAAATACTACTAATGGGCCTATATCTCAAGATGGGTAGGAAATGCAGGTTCAATCAAAGGGAAttacatcttaaaaaaaaaaagatgaagctTCGCTAGTCATAATTTCAGACAAAGAAAACGCAAAAACTAAATCAAATCGGCAAAACACGATCTTAATCTTAGACATAAATTATGCAACAAATCGCCGAAAACATTGAAGAGCTAGGCAGGTCACGTTTGCATCTAAAAATATCCAACTCTAAGAGCTCAAATAATTGAAATCAATGAGCCGACCAAGAAAGGTCAACGAATAAAGAAGATGAGGAAAAAAACGAAAGAAACATTTAAAGCGATAAAAACCATGAGCCAAAACAATCAATGAAAAgaaatgaattttcaaaaaaaaaagatcaagcaGTTTCGTAAATTCATAAACCGGAACCCTAGATCCGTCACATCATTCAAAATCACAAGAGAAAACGATCgcaaaactaaaaacaaaacacacacacaaaaatagTATCGTAAACTAAACCTAAGCTTAGATCTGCGAATTAGAGTTGAAACGAACAGAGTCATTAAATCATAGCGAAAACTGAAAAGCATGAAAGAATAAACTTAAGAGAGAGATGAGAGAAAGGACCATCGCCATCCTTGTCAAAAAGGCTGAAAGCCTCCTTGAACTCAGAGATCTGATCGTCCGTAAGTTGATCGGCCATGGTCTTCTCTCTTGAGCTTTTCTTTTTCTCGGAAAGAAGGTGTTTGGGGAGACTGACGGTCCCGGAGGAAAATGATGAGAGCGTGCGAGCTGCGAGGTTGAAATCTTTTAAATGTAGAAAATCAAGAAGGGGGATGGAAGGGCAATATAAAGGGCCCAACACAGATTAAGGCATCTGATTCTCTCTCATCCGCACGCATTTTCTCGCTTTCCTctctttaaaataaaagaattctttttccatttttgaaTTACTATATTTATTCAACACAATAAGATATTAGATATTTTTCCTTTCAAAACAACGGACATCTTATAAGAGCGGAGAGATGTCTAGAAATTTTTGAAGTTCCTTTGTCATGTTCGATATTGATTGGATTTGGACAGGTTCATGATAAatctaaattatcattttaaaattattttatatatgtattttcataaataaatttaaataaatatatatttattatcaatTACTAATTTATCagcttaaattataaattattttgccGAAGATTTGGCCTGGAGTTgtctaaagataaaattacaaagATGTTGGACCGTGGACAAAGTTTGTAGTAATTCGAGcataaaaatatttctatttaaaataattataatatgaatTTTGTGGTCTGGTTGAGATTAATCAAAAACTTTTTGTAATAAGGTTGGAAATTGTGTgttaaaattgtttaaattgaTGGGTGGACCCAACTgtataatttcttttcatttaactAGGGATtaaaagatatcaaattaaaatattaattttaagaaGGGTTAAGAAAGATGTTATAGTATTTAACCAAACGGATAAGGCACTGCCTGCCTTGTGTATATCTCTCATTATATATAaatcttaatataaaaataatgtaacACCTCCATACTCTACCCGGTCATCGAGTCAAAATATTAAGATTTCACATTCGTTATCGAAGCAATTACTGAAAATTTCATATCAatgtatcatattatttaattaatatagatCATTAACTCATTTcagtaataattgaatttacgataaaactaattatgagttaaatGAGTTCATTAAAACATCCACAATTGATCAAAGGCTAAATTGCatagttcataaaaaattttgaactgtCGTCGTGACGTTGGGGTTTCCACGTCGTGACATGACGAACTTGTCATCATGACATCGTCTCCATTTTCCTACAATTTttcatgctttatttttatttatttatttttatatcattaccTGAACCATATTCAGATGTCTTAACTGCCACTTCATTTTACATATCATCCACTTACATCTATTTCTAATCTCAAGTCCTCATAAAACATGATATTCAATCAAATataataaagtttataaaattaacacaaatattaaagttttacaaataagaccATTGGAAGACTTGCACTTTCAAAGTAGTTTACCAATCTTATGTAactttcatatttatttctaaattgtgccaatcaatttaattcttcataaaattttaacaataattcattatcacattaattaacaattattcacttattattttatcaattcgttTAAACATATTCACATGTATTGATCATTCCATCACTTACAACCATTtcgaaacatttcaaattcatctaccATATATATGTAATCatttttttcctcctccttctcttctccattccacatcctttatgtatatatttattagaatctttagcttttagtatataacatgcttatatgtaattTTGTCtgtaattccactatttacttatatattaACATCAAAGctatccacttgagtcatagtcactaaattatttatatcttgacttacagaattcaaaattaagatctgcttgatgttTTTAAAACAAGACTTAAATATCTTTTTAccgtaaaaat
The genomic region above belongs to Gossypium hirsutum isolate 1008001.06 chromosome D05, Gossypium_hirsutum_v2.1, whole genome shotgun sequence and contains:
- the LOC121217646 gene encoding calmodulin-7, whose amino-acid sequence is MADQLTDDQISEFKEAFSLFDKDGDGCITTKELGTVMRSLGQNPTEAELQDMINEVDADGNGTIDFPEFLNLMARKMKDTDSEEELKEAFRVFDKDQNGFISAAELRHVMTNLGEKLTDEEVDEMIREADVDGDGQINYEEFVKVMMAKWRELHSHKPSSPKSEKKKRKAKRRKRDRVRDCVFL